In one Macaca fascicularis isolate 582-1 chromosome 6, T2T-MFA8v1.1 genomic region, the following are encoded:
- the LOC102140927 gene encoding LOW QUALITY PROTEIN: glucose-6-phosphate isomerase-like (The sequence of the model RefSeq protein was modified relative to this genomic sequence to represent the inferred CDS: inserted 1 base in 1 codon) — MAALTRDPQFQKLQQWYREHGSELNLRRLFDADKDRFNHFSLTLSTNHGHILLDYSKNLVTEDVMRLLVDLAKSRGVEAARERMFNGEKINYTEGRAVLHVALRNRSNTPILVDGKDVMPEVNKVLDKMKSFCQRVRSXDWKGYTGKTFTDVINIGIGGSDLGPLMVTEALKPYSSEGPRVWYVSNIDGTHIAKTLTQLNPESSLFIIASKTFTTQETITNAETAKEWFLQAAKDPSAVAKHFVALSTNTTKVKEFGIDPQNMFEFWDWVGGRYSLWSAIGLSIALHVGFDNFQQLLSGGHWMDQHFRTTPLEKNAPVLLALLGIWYINCFGCETHAMLPYDQYLHRFAAYFQQGDMESNGKYITKSGTPVDHQTGPIVWGEPGTNGQHAFYQLIHQGTKMIPCDFLIPVQT; from the exons ATGGCCGCTCTCACCCGGGACCCCCAGTTCCAGAAGCTGCAGCAATGGTATCGCGAGCACGGCTCCGAGCTGAACCTGCGCCGCCTCTTCGATGCCGACAAGGATCGCTTCAACCACTTCAGCCTGACCCTCAGCACCAACCATGGGCATATCCTGCTGGATTACTCCAAGAACCTGGTGACGGAGGATGTGATGCGGTTGCTGGTGGACCTGGCCAAGTCCAGGGGCGTGGAGGCCGCCCGGGAGCGGATGTTCAATGGTGAGAAGATCAACTACACCGAGGGTCGAGCTGTGCTGCACGTGGCTCTTCGGAACCGGTCAAACACACCCATCCTGGTAGATGGCAAGGATGTGATGCCAGAGGTCAACAAGGTTCTGGACAAGATGAAGTCTTTCTGCCAGCGTGTCCGGA GTGACTGGAAGGGGTACACAGGCAAGACCTTCACGGACGTCATCAACATTGGCATTGGCGGCTCCGACCTGGGACCCCTCATGGTGACTGAAGCCCTTAAGCCATACTCTTCGGAAGGTCCCCGCGTCTGGTATGTCTCCAACATTGATGGAACTCACATTGCCAAAACCCTGACCCAGCTGAATCCCGAGTCCTCCCTGTTCATCATCGCCTCCAAGACCTTTACCACCCAGGAGACCATCACGAATGCGGAGACGGCGAAGGAGTGGTTTCTCCAGGCGGCCAAGGATCCTTCTGCAGTGGCGAAGCACTTTGTTGCCCTGTCTACTAACACGACCAAAGTGAAGGAGTTTGGAATTGACCCTCAAAACATGTTCGAGTTCTGGGATTGGGTGGGAGGACGCTACTCGCTGTGGTCGGCCATCGGACTCTCCATTGCCCTGCACGTGGGTTTTGACAACTTCCAGCAGCTGCTCTCGGGGGGTCACTGGATGGACCAGCACTTCCGCACGACGCCCCTGGAGAAGAACGCCCCTGTCCTGCTGGCCCTGCTGGGTATCTGGTACATCAACTGCTTTGGGTGTGAGACGCATGCCATGCTGCCCTATGACCAGTACCTGCACCGCTTTGCTGCGTACTTCCAGCAGGGCGACATGGAGTCCAATGGGAAATACATCACCAAATCTGGCACCCCTGTGGACCACCagacaggccccattgtgtggGGGGAGCCTGGGACCAATGGCCAGCATGCTTTTTACCAGCTCATCCACCAAGGCACCAAGATGATACCCTGTGACTTCCTCATCCCGGTCCAGACCTAG